One window of uncultured Methanoregula sp. genomic DNA carries:
- a CDS encoding magnesium transporter CorA family protein codes for MMQIYRTKKDTEPTVIETVDVPGEGTWIRLTSPTEAELTHVAETCHLPPDFLKAALDEEERPRIDADDGVVLVVLDVPIITDNEGIRTLSTLPLGIIIAETMVVTVCSSHTPILDDFIAGKVRHFHTTKKTRFLFQIFYRNASSYLQHLRQIERTISRIEVELHRSMKNEELFRMMELEKSLIYFSTSLKSNEAVLERILRTKPLKMYDDDAEFLEDVIIENKQAMEMSQIYLHILNGMTGAFATIISNNLNIVMKFLASITIIIAIPTMIASFYGMNVEDLPLSKVPLAFEVIFGISVVCSVILGLFMWRKKFF; via the coding sequence ATGATGCAGATCTACAGGACAAAAAAGGACACGGAGCCGACGGTCATCGAGACCGTGGACGTGCCGGGCGAGGGCACATGGATCCGATTGACAAGCCCGACCGAGGCCGAACTCACCCATGTAGCCGAAACCTGCCACCTCCCTCCGGACTTCCTGAAAGCCGCGCTCGATGAGGAGGAGCGTCCGCGTATCGATGCCGATGACGGCGTGGTACTAGTTGTCCTTGACGTCCCCATAATCACGGATAACGAAGGGATCAGGACGCTCTCCACCCTCCCGCTCGGTATCATCATTGCCGAAACCATGGTGGTTACGGTCTGCAGCAGCCACACCCCAATCCTGGACGATTTCATTGCGGGAAAGGTCCGCCATTTCCATACAACCAAGAAGACCCGGTTCCTCTTCCAGATCTTTTACCGGAATGCTTCCTCGTACCTGCAGCACCTCCGGCAGATCGAGAGGACGATCTCCCGGATCGAAGTGGAACTGCACCGGTCGATGAAGAACGAGGAACTCTTCCGGATGATGGAGCTGGAAAAGAGCCTCATCTACTTCTCGACCTCGCTCAAGTCAAACGAGGCTGTACTGGAGCGGATTTTGAGAACCAAGCCGCTGAAGATGTACGATGACGATGCGGAGTTCCTCGAAGACGTTATCATCGAGAACAAGCAGGCCATGGAGATGTCGCAGATCTACCTGCATATCCTGAACGGCATGACGGGCGCTTTTGCCACCATCATCTCCAACAACCTCAATATCGTGATGAAGTTCCTCGCCTCCATCACCATCATCATCGCCATCCCGACCATGATTGCAAGTTTCTACGGCATGAATGTCGAGGATCTTCCCCTCTCGAAAGTGCCCCTTGCATTTGAGGTTATCTTCGGCATATCCGTTGTCTGCTCGGTAATCCTCGGGCTCTTCATGTGGCGCAAGAAATTCTTTTAA
- a CDS encoding divalent metal cation transporter yields the protein MDFGSTFFYKYQRFIKTLKIYLLLAGPGLIVMLADNDAGGITTYTVTGAKFGYGLIWFLLLLLPVAYVVQEMTVRLGAVTKRGHAEAIFDAFGSFWGWFSFIDLALVNWLTLVTEFIGMTAALAIFGINPLITVVIVSVVMMLMVLQGKYWTWEKIAMLFAALNIVYIPAAFMVHPSVGQVLAQGLIPHFPGGFTGTLFFFLMANIGTTIAPWMIFFQQSAVVDKGMKEKDIPWGQMDTLIGSAFTVLVAIFLVVVTGTVLYGSEVESAAQAATVLMATNPWLGTFIAIGLFNAGFLGAICISLASSWAFGEVFGWAHSLNLKIREAPWFYLCYLFALASAGAVVLIPNAPLVLITLFVQVIAVTLLPAALVFLILLLNNEEIMGKYKNTLWQNIAGTTIVVAIIVLSTLYGITTLFPGLLS from the coding sequence ATGGATTTCGGATCAACTTTTTTTTATAAATACCAGCGATTTATCAAGACCCTGAAAATTTACCTGCTCCTTGCCGGGCCGGGTCTCATTGTCATGCTCGCGGACAATGATGCCGGCGGTATCACCACCTATACCGTAACCGGGGCAAAATTCGGCTACGGGCTCATCTGGTTTTTGCTGCTGCTCCTGCCGGTTGCCTATGTCGTGCAGGAGATGACGGTGCGTCTCGGGGCGGTAACGAAACGGGGCCATGCGGAAGCGATCTTCGATGCGTTCGGATCGTTCTGGGGCTGGTTCTCGTTCATCGATCTTGCGCTCGTCAACTGGCTGACCCTGGTAACGGAATTCATTGGCATGACGGCAGCGCTTGCCATCTTCGGTATCAACCCGCTGATCACGGTAGTCATCGTATCGGTAGTTATGATGCTCATGGTGCTGCAGGGGAAATACTGGACCTGGGAGAAGATCGCCATGCTCTTTGCCGCCCTCAATATCGTCTATATCCCGGCGGCGTTCATGGTGCACCCCTCGGTGGGCCAGGTGCTGGCGCAGGGTCTCATCCCCCATTTCCCCGGGGGATTCACCGGGACATTGTTCTTCTTCCTCATGGCAAACATCGGCACAACGATCGCCCCATGGATGATCTTTTTCCAGCAGAGCGCAGTCGTGGACAAGGGCATGAAGGAGAAGGATATCCCGTGGGGCCAGATGGACACCCTCATCGGATCGGCCTTTACCGTCCTTGTCGCAATATTCCTTGTTGTCGTGACCGGGACCGTACTCTATGGTTCGGAAGTCGAGAGTGCAGCCCAGGCAGCAACCGTCCTGATGGCTACCAACCCCTGGCTCGGGACTTTCATTGCGATCGGTCTCTTCAACGCCGGGTTCCTTGGTGCAATCTGCATCTCCCTTGCAAGCTCGTGGGCGTTTGGCGAGGTATTCGGCTGGGCCCATTCGCTGAACCTCAAGATCCGCGAAGCCCCGTGGTTCTACCTGTGCTACCTCTTCGCGCTCGCCAGCGCTGGTGCGGTCGTGCTGATCCCCAATGCCCCGCTTGTCCTGATCACCCTGTTCGTCCAGGTTATTGCCGTAACCCTGTTGCCCGCAGCCCTGGTCTTTTTAATCCTGCTCTTAAACAACGAGGAGATCATGGGGAAGTACAAAAATACGCTCTGGCAGAATATCGCAGGTACAACTATCGTTGTCGCGATCATTGTCCTCTCAACACTGTACGGTATCACGACCCTTTTCCCGGGGCTGCTCTCATGA
- a CDS encoding CBS domain-containing protein, producing MKILEPGRCEIEIDDLKKFEAAPPEDAILLFDHILNKKVLDMEDAEVEIVYDIHLVNRNGRLYVTEVDTSKSARLRRLGFGFLSGILYPQEDPKDTGVISWLYIQPLPHQISSFRGDVKLNILKDKLADIHPVDLADILEELDHDQRVMVFSTLEHEQASDTLEEIEPQVQRDIISSLSTEQVVRLLNDMTPGQAADILSVLPSAEAHDILEALNKESAKKIQAIIGKQEEKVIHYTTQKILKFPPETTVGYIENDYPRHARGRDVIMYIYVVDKDDTLLGVIDLKDLLQADDQALLKDIMIENVISLSTESTLKEASQVFARYDFRALPVIDEQNHLVGVIPYRDVMNLTHHFVE from the coding sequence GTGAAGATCCTTGAACCGGGACGCTGTGAAATTGAGATTGACGATCTTAAAAAATTCGAGGCTGCTCCCCCGGAAGATGCGATTCTCCTCTTTGACCACATCCTCAACAAGAAAGTGCTCGACATGGAAGATGCCGAAGTCGAGATTGTCTATGATATCCATCTCGTCAACCGGAACGGCCGGCTCTATGTGACAGAAGTCGATACCTCCAAGTCAGCCCGTCTCCGCCGCCTCGGGTTCGGTTTCCTCTCTGGCATCCTGTATCCCCAGGAAGACCCCAAAGACACCGGTGTGATCTCCTGGCTGTATATCCAGCCGCTTCCTCACCAGATCAGCAGTTTCCGGGGGGATGTCAAGCTCAACATCCTCAAGGACAAACTTGCGGATATCCACCCGGTGGATCTCGCGGATATCTTAGAAGAGCTCGACCATGACCAGCGCGTGATGGTCTTTTCCACCCTGGAGCACGAGCAGGCTTCCGACACGCTTGAAGAGATAGAACCCCAGGTCCAGCGCGATATCATCTCGTCCCTCTCCACCGAGCAGGTGGTGCGGCTCCTCAACGACATGACCCCCGGTCAGGCTGCCGACATCCTCTCGGTTCTCCCTTCAGCAGAAGCCCACGATATCCTGGAAGCCCTCAATAAGGAGAGCGCGAAAAAGATCCAGGCCATTATCGGGAAACAGGAAGAGAAGGTCATCCACTATACCACGCAGAAGATCCTGAAATTCCCCCCGGAGACGACAGTCGGCTATATCGAGAACGATTACCCGCGGCATGCGAGGGGCAGGGATGTGATCATGTACATCTATGTTGTCGACAAGGATGATACCCTTCTCGGGGTCATCGATCTCAAGGACCTCCTCCAGGCCGATGACCAGGCACTGCTCAAGGATATTATGATCGAGAACGTGATCAGCCTGTCCACGGAAAGCACGCTCAAGGAAGCCTCGCAGGTCTTTGCCCGGTACGATTTCCGTGCCCTGCCCGTGATCGATGAGCAGAATCACCTTGTTGGTGTGATCCCGTACCGCGATGTGATGAATCTCACCCACCACTTCGTGGAGTGA
- a CDS encoding DUF4389 domain-containing protein, translating into MTEGTPTLGQLFMYEHDAGRLELLIRIIYWILIGIVLCIYGFVATICLIIQWFCILILGRRIEGLSNFAKGYLEYMIHVLPYTYIMTDKRPDILPVPVRIYEEA; encoded by the coding sequence ATGACCGAAGGAACGCCAACACTTGGCCAGCTGTTCATGTACGAGCATGACGCGGGCCGTCTCGAACTGCTTATCCGTATCATCTACTGGATCCTCATCGGCATCGTCCTCTGTATTTACGGGTTCGTTGCGACCATATGCCTCATCATCCAGTGGTTCTGTATCCTGATTCTCGGGCGGCGCATCGAAGGACTCTCAAACTTTGCAAAAGGCTACCTGGAATACATGATCCATGTCCTTCCGTACACCTACATCATGACCGACAAGCGGCCGGATATCTTGCCGGTCCCGGTCAGGATTTACGAGGAAGCCTGA
- a CDS encoding KUP/HAK/KT family potassium transporter, which yields MGETGSPLSKIVKSLGLVFGDIGTSPIYTVGAILLFLMPTVQNIFGLLSLITWTLFIIITAQYIWLAMSLSDKGEGGTIVLKTILDTLLKPGVTASVVSVLTIIGIALFIGDGVITPAISILSAVEGILLIPGFEETGGITILLIAAVLAIGLFLFQRRGTDRVAWAFGPVMVIWFATLAVTGMISIIGAPQVLYALNPVYAVDFLLGHGWESLVVMSAVILCVTGGEALYADMGHLGREPIVKGWMVVFPALVLSYLGQGAYVLTSNNTHNVLFAMIHSISPLMYVPFLVLSICATIIASQAMISGMFSIVYQGMTTRIFPKMKVEYTSPELRSQIYIDAVNWMLLVAVLVVMFEFGSSEHLASAYGLAVSGSMMISAIMMALIFLLQKKPAQMLCAGALIVIDFFFFIATLLKIPHGAYFSFILAAIPLILIIAYIRGQDRLHELLKPIRLEEFLQRYRESYVTLPKIRGTALYFISDVRNLSPYVGQIFFQNEIMYENNVLVCIRSTEKPFGVKTELDRNLAEGLQLFTVTVGYMEVIDVVALLQERGIDEKTIFYGIETIVSDLFFWKIYSIIKKVSPPFVQFYTLPPEKMHGVVMRVVM from the coding sequence ATGGGTGAAACGGGCAGTCCCCTTTCAAAGATCGTCAAATCTCTCGGTCTTGTCTTCGGGGATATCGGGACGAGCCCGATCTACACCGTCGGGGCAATCCTGCTCTTCCTGATGCCCACGGTCCAAAACATCTTCGGGCTTCTCTCCCTGATCACCTGGACGCTTTTTATCATCATCACTGCCCAGTACATCTGGCTCGCGATGTCGCTTTCCGACAAGGGCGAGGGGGGAACAATCGTTCTCAAAACCATCCTGGACACGCTCTTGAAACCCGGCGTCACGGCATCGGTTGTTTCTGTCCTGACGATCATCGGGATCGCGCTCTTCATCGGGGACGGGGTTATCACCCCGGCGATCAGTATCCTCTCGGCCGTTGAGGGGATTCTCCTTATCCCGGGGTTTGAAGAGACCGGCGGGATAACCATCCTCCTGATAGCGGCAGTCCTCGCCATCGGCCTCTTCCTCTTCCAGCGCCGGGGAACCGACCGGGTTGCATGGGCATTTGGGCCGGTCATGGTCATCTGGTTTGCCACCCTTGCCGTCACCGGTATGATATCCATCATTGGCGCACCCCAGGTACTCTATGCCCTGAACCCGGTCTATGCTGTTGATTTCCTGCTCGGGCACGGGTGGGAGTCGCTTGTTGTCATGTCAGCCGTGATACTCTGCGTTACCGGGGGAGAAGCGCTCTATGCCGATATGGGGCACCTTGGCCGGGAACCGATCGTCAAGGGGTGGATGGTGGTCTTCCCCGCCCTCGTGCTCAGTTATCTCGGGCAGGGCGCGTATGTGCTGACGAGCAACAACACCCACAATGTCCTTTTCGCCATGATCCACAGCATCAGCCCCCTCATGTACGTTCCCTTTCTCGTCCTGAGCATCTGCGCGACCATCATTGCATCGCAGGCCATGATCTCCGGTATGTTCTCGATCGTGTACCAGGGTATGACTACCCGGATCTTCCCCAAGATGAAGGTCGAGTACACATCCCCTGAATTACGGTCCCAGATCTATATCGATGCCGTCAACTGGATGCTGCTCGTGGCAGTACTTGTCGTCATGTTCGAATTCGGGTCGTCGGAACATCTGGCCTCGGCTTACGGGCTTGCCGTATCAGGATCGATGATGATCTCTGCCATCATGATGGCGCTCATCTTCCTCCTGCAGAAAAAGCCGGCCCAGATGCTCTGTGCCGGCGCCCTCATCGTGATCGACTTTTTCTTCTTCATCGCCACCCTGCTGAAGATCCCGCACGGCGCATACTTCTCGTTCATCCTTGCGGCAATCCCGCTCATCCTCATCATTGCCTATATCCGCGGGCAGGACCGGCTCCACGAGCTCCTCAAACCCATCCGGCTCGAAGAGTTCCTGCAGCGGTACCGGGAGAGTTACGTAACACTCCCCAAGATCCGGGGAACGGCACTCTACTTCATCAGCGATGTCCGGAACCTTTCCCCGTACGTTGGCCAGATCTTTTTCCAGAACGAGATCATGTACGAGAATAATGTCCTTGTCTGCATCCGGAGCACCGAGAAACCCTTCGGGGTGAAAACAGAGCTCGACCGGAACCTTGCAGAAGGCCTGCAGCTCTTTACGGTCACCGTCGGGTATATGGAAGTGATCGATGTGGTCGCATTGCTGCAGGAACGGGGTATTGATGAAAAGACGATCTTCTATGGTATCGAGACGATCGTGAGCGACCTGTTCTTCTGGAAGATTTACAGCATCATCAAGAAAGTCTCCCCGCCGTTCGTCCAGTTCTATACCCTGCCCCCGGAAAAGATGCACGGGGTTGTCATGCGGGTCGTCATGTGA
- a CDS encoding DUF2148 domain-containing protein, with protein MSAETDAVKTVAGLMALAARTAPKAVGLDSIAVEIVTGKVQEKIGDEMIRIAEESGMDFFRTNGEQVKISDATVLIGVSGKNVIGLNCGGCGYASCNEMAKAGVAAKSHTTDYKGPNCVFKVTDLGIAVGSAVKTASIHNVDNRVMYSAGVAAMKLGMFKECSIVYGIPLKASGKNLYFAGPIEH; from the coding sequence ATGTCTGCTGAAACTGATGCAGTAAAAACCGTTGCCGGACTCATGGCGCTGGCAGCACGAACCGCACCCAAGGCCGTGGGCCTCGATTCGATCGCCGTCGAAATAGTCACCGGTAAGGTGCAGGAAAAGATCGGGGACGAGATGATCCGGATCGCAGAAGAGAGTGGCATGGATTTCTTCCGGACCAATGGAGAGCAGGTCAAGATCAGTGACGCAACGGTTCTTATCGGGGTGAGCGGTAAGAATGTCATCGGGCTGAACTGCGGAGGGTGCGGGTATGCAAGCTGCAACGAGATGGCCAAAGCCGGGGTTGCGGCCAAATCCCATACAACCGATTACAAGGGACCAAACTGCGTATTCAAGGTCACGGATCTCGGCATTGCCGTTGGGTCGGCGGTGAAAACCGCGAGCATCCATAACGTGGACAACCGGGTCATGTATTCCGCGGGAGTTGCTGCAATGAAACTCGGGATGTTCAAGGAATGCAGCATTGTGTACGGCATACCCCTCAAGGCTTCCGGGAAAAACCTCTACTTTGCCGGGCCAATCGAACACTAA